GGAATTGGCCATTATCCGCCAGCCGCTCCTCCTCGCCTGCCTGGAGCGCCTGGAGCGCTTCCTCTTCACTCGCGCCCAAGCGGTGACCACCATCTCCGGGGCCATGGCAGCCAGAATTATTGATAAGGGGGCGCCACCGGAACGCGTGCATCTCCTGCCCAACTGGGCCGACCTGGAGGACATCAAACCGGGAAACCGCAAAAATACCTTGAGACAGGAATTGGGGTTTAAGGACGAGGTTATAGTCCTCTACGCCGGGAACATGGGAGAGAAACAGGGGCTGGAAGTTATCCTGGAGGCAGCCAGCCTGACCCGCCATAACTCCGGCCTCCGGTATATTTTGGCAGGGGAGGGGGCTGCCCGGAAACGTCTGATGGAGCAAGCCCGGAAATTATCACTTGATCAGGTGCGTTTCTTGCCTTTACAATCGCAGGAGCGGTTTCCTCTTCTGTTGGCCGCAGCCAACATCCATTTGGTGGTTCAGAAGCATAAGGCTTCGGACCTGGTAATGCCCTCTAAACTGGGCAACATTTTGGCCGCAGGTCGACCGTTTATTGCCACGGCCCTGTCGGATACTGAACTTGGCCGGGTTACCCTGGAATCCCAGGCCGGTCTTCTGGTTCCTCCCGAAGCTGCCGGCCCCTTGGCCCAGGCCATCGTGGCCCTGGCCGGGGATAGGGATATCAGGAGAAAAATGGGGATTAAAGCTCGTAATTATGCCGAAGACCGGCTGGGTCGTGATAAAATTATGGCAGCCTGGGAAGATTTGCTTTATGGTCTGGTGCACCAGGCAAAGAATAAGGCTTGTGCAGATTAGACGCTGATGAGATAAGGTAAGGGCGGAAGGTTATCGCCTAAGATGCGGTCAGCCAGGAGAGTCACGAGTGTTGGAGGGGCGAGGCATTTTCAACGAATACCGCTGGATCATCTCCCGGGTGCAGTGGCTCCTGGACGGCATCGTGGTGGTATTGCTGTTGTTCCTCGTCTGCTGGGCCTATGGGGAAACCTTTCGGTTGAGATGGCAAGCGGTTAGCCTGATCACCTTTTTCTTAACCATCATGGTCTTCCGGGCCGCCCAGCTCTATCAACCCTGGCGCGGCGCTAATTTAATGCGCCTGGTGAGCCGGGTGTTTCTGGCTTGGATTGTGATCGCCGCCATCCTCTTGACCCTGGGCTTTCTCACCAAAACTTCTGAACACTTCTCCCGGAAAGTTCTCCTCACCTGGATACCTCTGGTTCCTTTGGCCCTGGTGGTGCTGCGTCTAAAAGTATATTGGGGCTTGCGGTGGCTTCGGCAGCAAGGCCGCAACAGCCGCACTGTGGTCATAGCCGGCGCTGGTGACTTGGGGCGGCGTCTGGCGAAAAATGTGGTGGACACGCCTTGGCTGGGGATGCGCCTCCTGGGGTTTTTCGATGATCGGGTTACGGAGACAATCCACCTGGATCACCACGATTATCCGATGTTGGGCAACCTGGACGACATGATCGGGTTTGTCAAACAGCAAGAGATCGTCATGGTCTACCTGGCACTACCCTTGCGGGCCGAAGACCGCCTCCGGGAAGTGGTGGAGGCCCTTCAGGACACTACCGCCTCGGTCTATTATGTACCGGATGTCTTCATTTTCTCCCTGTTATCGGCCAGCTTCACCGATCTACGCGGCATACCGCTCGTTGCCCTGTGGGAAACTCCATTTTTCGGGGTCAACGGCTGGGTCAAGCGCGCTGAAGACCTGGTGCTTGCCAGCCTGATCCTCATCCTGGTGTCGCCCCTCCTCCTCTTCATCGCCTTGGGGGTAAAGTTGTCGTCGCCTGGTCCCATAATCTTCAAGCAGCGGCGCTACGGCCTGGATGGCCATGAGATCATAGTCTATAAATTCCGCACCATGAAAGTATGTGAAGATGGCCCGGAAATTTGCCAGGCGACCTCGCACGACCACCGGGTGACACCCTTCGGCAAGTTTTTACGCCGCACCAGCTTGGATGAACTGCCCCAGTTTTTCAATGTCGTTAAGGGCACCATGTCTATCGTGGGCCCCAGGCCTCATGCAGTGGCACATAACGAATATTATCGGCGTCTCATTCCGGGGTACATGTTACGGCATAAGGTCCGACCCGGCCTCACCGGCTGGGCCCAAATCAACGGCTGGCGGGGCGAAACGGAAACCCTGGAAAAGATGGAAAAGCGGGTGGAATACGACCTGGATTATCTGCGCCGCTGGTCTCTCTGGTTCGATTTGAAGATTATCCTCCTCACCATCTTTCGAGGCTTTAAAGACAGTCACGCCTATTGAGCTTCAATCTCACTCGCGTAAGGACCTCACCCCGGCCAGGCTACTCCCCTCACTATCAAAAAATTAGTGAACCTCCAGGTGGCGTGGAAGCCAACTAATCCAGTGTATTGGCAATCGCTGGAGAAAGGCCCCTGCACCGGGCTTCTGACCGACTAGGTCCGTCTGCTCCATTTTAAGAGAATCGTTTTCCTCAGGTCGAAGAGGTTTTCACCTAAGGCGCAGACCATGATGTATGACACCATTCGACTGGGGTTCTGCCGGTAAATTCCCTGGAGCTGTCTCCAGAACTGCCATCGGTAAGCCGGCCAAATCCCTTGACGCCAGATGAGCTTTATCAGGGTAAATAATTTTGTTATCGTTACCCTGAGGGCGACAGGGGGACTTTGAGACGACTGGGTTTTAAAGATCGTCTTCGGTTGGCCTTGAGATGCCAGGACTCGCCGGGTTGGCCGCATGTTGAGGAAGTAACGGTAAGTGCGCGCGAGGTAAGCGGTAGGTTCATACAAGCGATCAATACCCCGGACGAATTCTGCCAGGATCTCTTCTCGAGGGCGGGTGGGCAGGTAGTTGAACCCCATACCACAGGTATCACCGCTGGTCTGGCCGTGGAGCAATCGGCCTTCTTTTTCCAGACGCTCCCACAACCTGGTGTGGGGGAGCGGTTCCAGGATATTTAACATCACTAAGGGGATGGCATATTCCTCCACAAACCGGGTGATGCGATCTATAGTGCCGCTCTGTTCCCCATCAAAACCAATGATGAAGCTGCCGACCAGGTTGAGCCCATTGGCGTTGATCGTGGCCAGGGACTCCCCCAGGGGATTGCGCAAATTTTGATATTTCCCGGCCGCGCGCAAAATGTCCGGTTCCGGGGTCTCCACCCCTAAAAAGACGAAAGCGAAGTTGGCCGCAGTCAAAAGGTCGATCATCTCTTGGTCCTGTCCAAGATTCACCGAAGTTTGGGTCCAGAAACCAAAAGGCTCCCCGTGTTCCTGCATCCAGGGAATCAGTCGTTTCAAGATAGCCCGGGCATGATCCTTGTTGCCGATAAAATTATCATCACTAAAAAAGACTTGTCTGCGCCAACCCAGGCGGTAGAGGGTTTCCAGTTCGGCAATGACTTGGTCGGGATCTTTATAACGGGGGATGCGGCCGTAAAGGCTGACGATGTCGCAGAATTCGCAATCAAAGGGGCAGCCCCGGCAGGTTTGGATTCCCAATATGGCATAGTCGTCAAACCTGATCAGGTCAAAGCGGGGTATTGGGGAACTGGTCATCTCCGGCCTTTGTGCCGCTTCGATCACTACTCCAGGGGTCCCTTGCTCCAGGGCTGCCAACAGGCTATGAATGAGGTTTTCCGCTTCCCCCCGGACCAGAAAATCTGCTCCCGCGTCCAGCACCTCTTGGGAGAGGGAGGTAGCATAGGGACCTCCCACCACCACAGTTTTGCCCCGGTCTTTGGCCTCCCGTACCAGGCTGAGAATACCCTCGCCCTGAATTATCATGCCGCTAATCATCACCAGGTCGGCCCATTGCCAGTCATCAGCCGTTAAGGTGCGAACGTTTAAGTCCGCCAAACGGAAATTCCAGGTCTCCGGCAACAGAGCCGCCACGGTCAAGAGCCCCAGGGGCGGCAACAAGGTCTCGTGGCTGCCAAGCTTACAGGTTTCGGCCATGGACCAGAAAGAAGGCAAAAACGTGGGTTGGATAAGAAGAACCTTCATATTTTCCTGTTTTCACGAATTAGTTTTGCGTGTGGGAGTTATGGTTTTGGGTCAACCAATGGCGCATATCAATAACGCGGATATGCTGATCTACGGGAAAGCTAATGAATTTGGGGTCGGAAAGCAAGGCAAAATTGTGGCGATCGGCCGTTAGCTGCTGGATTTGCTCATCAAACGGGGCAAAAAAGGGAACCCGATCCTGCTCTGCCAGACCCCGGGAGGTTCCCGGGACATAAGGTCTGTCATAAGGAAAGAGAAAGTCGCCGCCCTTCAAGAAGGCTGGGGAAAAATGACGATCATCGACGATAAGAAAAGCAATGCCGTACTTCCGGCAAAAGTCCACCACCACCTGGGGATCGGCGGCATAATAGGCCTGAAAGAAATCATGCAGGCGAGGGTTGAGCCTGGCCCAGTAACCCCGGCTCCAGGGGTGGGCCAGTTCATAGGTGGCAAAGGCCCGGCGCCGGGCAAAGGTGGGAATGGTGTCCATCAGATTGGGATGGCCCGCAATGAGGGCATCCTTGGGGGTGGAGGCCATGGCGTCATAAAGGGCGCGGTAGGCCGAGTAATCTTTGAGCCCGACCCCTTCCAGGCGCCAGGCGCCCAGGCTGGCGGCCGCCACCAAGGCCAGAACTGCCAGATAGCGGGGCCAGCGCTCCACCTGGAGCGCCGCTTGTAGCCCCAAGGCCAAGAACAGGCAATAAAAAAGGTTCAAAGTATATATGAGGTAACGGTCGGGGAGGAATAACTGTAGCAGGAAGAGCCGAGCCAGGAAATAAAGGACCAGGGAGGCAAGGCACAGATACCAGGCGGGTTTGAGGCGTTGCCACAAGGAGCGCCAATCCCGCCGCCCCGCTCCTACCACCGTCAGGGCCAACAGTGCCACACAGACTAGGCCGCCAGCCACCGGGCCCCATTCCCGGAATGGCGGAATGAATTCCCAGGGACTGACGAGTTCCCATAGGAGCGAGGGTTCTGGCAAGATGCGGTAACGTCCATGCGCGTAAAACTCGGGGTGGTGGACCATCTCCCGGGCCCATACAAGAGGGCCGTAACCGTCGGTGCCGAACTGAAGATTCATGGCGAAAACTAGTGCAGCTCCCAGGCCCAGGATCACAAAGTGGGCTGCTGAAGCCGGGAAAGGCGGGGGACTGTCTTTGCCAAAACGCGCCAGGAGACAGGCCAGCAGCACCGCCGGCGCTGAGACCATGAATATGTAAGGGATGAAAAGGGCCTGAAGCATGAGTGCCGTGCCCATAACTCCGGGTTGCTCCTCCTGCCAGCCCAGCCAGAATAGGGCCAGGAGCGGTGCAGCGAAGGCGCGAGCCAAGCCTCCCGCCAGGTTGTCCAGGAAGAAGGGCATCAGCCAGTAGACGGCCACCATCATCCAACCCAGGCGGCGTCCCGCCAGGCCAGTCCCGATCTTAAAGAGACAAACGGCCAGGCAGATGAACAGTATTCCCGGGAGAATTTTGGCAAAGTAAAGCGGTGGCACCCCCCAGGAGGCCACCCAATAGAGGCCCTTTACTCCCCAGGGGACGTATTGCCGGGCATAGCCGGTGAGGAAGTCGCTCACAAATAGGGCCGGGTCCTGCCACTGCTGCATCCAATAGATTTGCTGGCGAACATCATCATTGATAATGTAAGGATTGGTTAGAGCGGGGAAGTGCGCCAGAATAAAGATGACCCCGGACATCAGGGCCACTGCCAGTTCGGGCCATGGGGCCGTGGTCCGCCCGGCCTGGTGATCTGAAGCTTCAGATGGGTTTTTCAAAGACGCGGAAGACCTTATAACGCTCGCCGCCAAGGGCCATGATAACCTTGATCCAGTGTTTGAGATTGGCCGGGACCAAGGAAAAGTCGGCCATCTCACAGGGAGTATATTTCACCAGATGAATATAGCCACGCAAAATCAGGGCAATATGCAGTCGTCGACGCTGGTAAGGTTGACTGATCCCCACTACGAGGGCCCTGATCTTGTGGACTGGCCGATACTTAGCCCAGTAAAGGAGACGGAGTTTGCCCCAAAGAGTGAGACGTCCATTTAATTTGCGGATGAGTGGATTGAGGTCTGGCAAACTAATGCCAAAACCTGCGACACGGTTATGGTCCAGAAGCACGTGGGCCATTTCTGGCCGCAAGCATGGCTTGACCAGTTCCAGCATTTCATCGAACTGTCGCCGGGTCAGTGGCACATGGCCCCAATTGGGTTCCCAGGCCTCGTTGAACAAGTGAAAGACTTCATCGGCCCGCCTGTCAACCTCTTTCGGATTATAGGTCACGACCTCTATATCTTGTCCACGCATAATGTTAGCATACTGGCGTTCCATCGCCTCCAGGTCAACATTCCGGTTGGTGATCTTGTAGGCATGCCAGTCCATGGCCGGGACAAACCCTACCGAGGTCAAGAGGCCCTCGTAATAAGGGGGATTATGGGTCTGAAAGAGGACCGGCATGGAGTCAAACCCCTCCACCAGCAACCCCATCTCATCATAGATGCTAAAGTTCAACGGTCCGACCAGATGGGTTTTGCCTCGCTCGCGCAGCCAGTCAGCCGCCGCGTCGAAGAGGCGCCTAGCCACATCCTGGTCCTGGATGGACTCGAAGAACCCGAAAAAACCAGTTTCAAGTCCGTGATACTGGTCATGAAGCCGATTAACGTGGGCGGACAGACGACCCACGGGCTTACCGTTTTGAAAGGCTATAAAGTACTGGGCCTCGCCGATTTCAAAGAAAGGCCCGCGCTGAGGGTCCAGAAACGCGCGCTGCTGAGACAGAATAGGGGGCACCCAGAATGGGTCCCCCTGATAGATCCGCCAGGGCAGGCGGAGAAATTCCCATAAGGCCGCGTTATCTTCAACGGGAGAAACCGTAATCTCCCCGGTTAACCTCATCAATAGGCCTCTATTTGGATTTGTGCAGGACGATGCGAGCTTTCAGACCTTCTTTCAGGGCCAGATCAGGGTTGGGAACCGTTAACTCAACCTCATAGTAGGCCGGCTGATCTATGCTAGGGGTACCGCTAGCAATGGGAGACCACGATATACGGCTCACCTTGGCCTGAAATTTTCGTCCCGGCAAGGAGTCCAGGGTCACCTCGGCCTGATCCCCGACCTTGATTTGGAGTGCCTCAATTTCAAAAGCCTGGCCTCGCACCAGCATAGGGTTCATAACCCCCACTTGAAAGGCGGCCGGCAGAGGGGGAAGTTCAGCATTAACTCGGACTTCAGGATTAACCCAGATGATATTGCCGCTTATGGGTGCCTTCAGGGCTACTTCCCGAGGAACCTGGCCGGACTTTACGGAACTGCCCAGCAAACGACTCAAGATCTCCCGGTCTTGCTGGGCCAGTTCGCGGTCTTTTTGCAGCTTCTCCTGGAGAGTTGTCTTTTGTTTCTCGGCAAATTGCACTTCCCGATTGGACTGGGCCAAGCTCTGGGCGGGGGCTAACTGTTTCTGGACCAACTGAGAAAGTTCCTGTTGTTTGGATTTTAACGGAACCAGCCCCCGATCCACTTCGGCCAGTTTGGTCTCCATTTCGGGAATTTGCGGCGGCGAGAGACGCTGTTGAATCATCAGGCGCGATTCCGGAGCCAGTTGATAGGTCGCCAGGATTTGGCCTGCTTCAACCAGTTGTCCGGAGTGCACCCGCAGGGATGTAATGATCCCCTTAAAGGGCAGATCGACTTGCCGTCTCAGGGAACAGGACAATTTCCCGTTGAAGATTATGTCGGACTCCCCGGGGGTGGGAGCGGGGGGAGGCGGGGCAACCGCTTTTTCAGCGGCATAACTCACCCCTAAGCTCCCAAAAAATAGGATGACGGCTAAAGCCCAGCCCCCCACTCCCCACCACTTACTTCTGCCAAGAGTTTGCATCAACATAGGTATTGCCTAAGTCTCCCGAAAGTTCTCGGAGTTTCAAAACCGCCAAGTCATACCCCATGTTTGCGCCCAATGTTTCCTTTTGGGCTGCTATAACCTGCTTACGACTTTCTAAGGAAACCGGCAGGGTGACCTCTCCTGATTGATAACGGACTTCATTCTGGTTAGCCTTGAGCCGGGCCAATTCTTCCCTGGATTGGGCTATCTTAAGGGCCACGCTGCTCGCTTGAATAACATCCGTTTCAGTTAACCATTTGCTCTCAAGAGAATTCTCCTTCTCTTCTTTGATGGCATCAACCTGTTTCAAGACGGCTTTTTGGCGGGAGATGTTGCGGATCCGTTTGAATCCATCCCACACCGGGATCTCGAGTCCGAAGGCTACGTAAAGGCCATTCCCGGTGGTTGCATTTAAGGGATCGGGAGTCTGGGTGCTGAACAGAAGGTTGGGGATCACCTGGGCCTTGGCCAACAGGATCTTATAGCCCTGAAGTTTCTTTTGGATATCTACAACCTTAATGTCATAAGAGCTTTTCTTGGCTTGCTCCAAATTAGCGGTGGCCGGATTGAAGTTGCCCAGCACCTGATGCCGAATGTCTCGCAAATCGGGACTGAACTCCGCAGCAGGGGGCAACCCCAAAAAAAGCTTCAAGCCAGCCAAAGTTCGTTTCTCGGATAGGTCGATTTGTTCAAGCTCGTTCTGAGACAATAGCAATTCTTGCTGGGCTACCTTGGCTTCCAGGGAAGTGCCCGTTCCGATGCTCAAGCGGTTTTCTGCAAAGGTGAGAATCTCTCGGTTCAGACTAATTAACGCTTTCTGATAGACTTTTTGCCTCTTGAAATTGTCCAGATTGAGATAATACCGGCCCAGGTTCTCTATACCCTTAGAAATACCTTGGAGATGACCCAAAATTGCCATTTGTGTGGCCAACTTTTGAGCCTGGAGGCTGTAGTAAGTGCCAAACGGATTATATGGATCCATCGAGAAACTGAGGCTATAAGGCCTGGAACCTGTATTTTCAGGGCGATTGACATAATACAATGTGCGGAACGTCAGAGGAGGAACCATTCCATAGCGGCTGTCGGTTTCGTCCATCCGCCTGATGTCAATTTCCACGGAACTCTTGGTAAAAGCAGGAGATTGGTTTATGGCGATCCTGACGCTATCATCAAAAGTCAATGATTTTAACGAGGTCAGAACCTGGCTATCTGGTTTCAGTTCGGCACCCAGGACCGGCCCGCACCACGTTATCACGCCGGTAGCCGCGACCAATAGCACGGTTATTACAATACAGACTTTGGCGATGATTACGGCGATCCAGGGGCTGAACTCAGGGAGGATGTGGCGGTGACCCCGTACCGTTGCAACAGGGTTAGCCATAGCGTTCAGAGAACGAGCACCATTGCCGGCTATGGTGACGACAAGCCATCGAGGTTTCCAGAAAAGCTGTCTCATTGTTCATAAAGTGCGCCGTCTCGTATTGAGCAAATCCGGGTGCATCTGGCTGCCATCTCGGGATCATGGGTGACCACTATCATGGCGGTCTTGCCGTCACTGACAATTTCCCCAAAATGATCCATAACCTGGTGACCATGGGTGCGATCCAGCTGACCGGTGGGTTCGTCAGCGAGGATGACCTGGGGTTGGTTGACCAGGGCTCGGGCCACTGCCACCCTTTGGCGTTCACCTCCGGAAAGGCGATTGGAGGAGTGATGCATCCGGTGTCCCAGATTTACCCGTTCCAGGGCGGCGATAATTCGTTCGGGACGATCTTTCCGCTCAACTCCGGCATAGATCAGGGGGAATTCCAGATTCTCAAAGACAGTGGAGTTTTCCAAGAGATCGCAGCTCTGAAAGACAAACCCGACGCGGTTGCGGCGAAATTCTGCCTGGGCGGTGCGATCCAGGCCGAACACATCTTGCCCCCCCAAAAAATATGAGCCGCTGCTGGGAAAGAGAAAAATGCCGAGAATAAAAAGCAGGGTGGATTTCCCGGACCCCGAAGGACCCATGACCGCCACGATTTCTCCGGGGTAAACCGTTAGATTGATGTCGCGGAGCACATAGATCAGATCGATCCCGTTGTCATAGGTTTTACACAGGTCGGCCACTCGAATCAAGGCGCCGTTACCCTGTGAGGCAGGGGCTAACTTATTCATAGCGAATGGCAGTTACCACTTCCATGCGGCTGGCTCGGAGGGAAGGATAGAGACCGGCTCCCACGCCAATCAAAACTGCGAACAGAAAAGCCAGGGTCACTCCGAATAAGAAAAGATCTTCCGGTGGGCGACTTCCGATAATATAACTCAAGACTTCCATCAAGATGCGCCCTAACCCGGCCCCCAAAAGGGCCGCCGCACCGCTCAAACAAAGGGCCTCGGAGAGGAATTGCGCCATAATGTCCCGATCTTCAGCCCCCATGGCCTTTTTTAACCCGATTTCCCGGGTACGGGAAGTCACCGCGGCCATCATGACGTTCCAGATGCCGACGCCTCCCAGAAGGAAAGTAGCGCCAGTCGCCAGGTAAATCAAAAACTCGATCCACCATGCCAGCTGCTGCACCCGTTTCAATGCTTCCCACGCCACTTCGACGTGAAGTTCTTCGGGTGATTGACAAGATTTCACGATGCCGGGAATCGCTGCCGCTACCGTGGCCACATCATCCCAGGTGTTGCAACGAACATAGGCGCGATCGGCCAGCAGCCTACCAGCCAACCGATCTTCGGCGGTGGTTATGGGGAGGATCACAGAGTTAGCCAAAGTGCTGTCGGTGACTCCTCCCAATACTCCTTCTATCAGGAAAATCTCCTGGTTAATCTCCAGCGTTTTCCCTCTGACATGGGTGTCACCGAAAATCCTCTTGGCCAGTTCCTCTCCTAAAACACACTCCCGTTTGCGCTCAGTCACGGCATCGAGGCCGAACAGTCTTCCTGTGAGTGGCCAGAAATTGCGAACCTGCCAAAAAGCCCCATCCACCGCAACGGCGCTGAAGCCAAATTTCTCGCCATGCCAGTTGGTTCGGGCAAACTTGGCGGAAGTCAACGTCAATTCTTTGACCCCATCCAGGCCTTTGAGGGCGGACATGGTCTGATCGCGAAACCATTGGGGCCGGTAAGACCGGGCATTATCGAAAGAAATTCTAATGATGTTGACCCCGCCAATCAGGTCTAGATTTTCATTAAAATTTCTCTTGACCTCCCGGGTCATGGTGACAATATTCAGAAACCCGGCAACGCCCAAGGCTATAGCCAGCACCACCCCCATATAGCGGCGGCGATGACGAACCACTTGGCGCACACTAACCCGCATGAGGTCATTAAGCCTCAAGAGACGCGACCTCCGACATTACAGTAATTACTCCCCCAGCATGCTGACTGCTGTGCCATTGGTACTGGGATAGGTAGTGGAAAAACCGCTCTCCTCCAGGAAAGAATCGCCATGTGTCAAGTCACAAGCCCGGATACGGTGTTTCTTAGCTAATTTTTCCAAGACATCCAGGACATAGCTAATCTGGCTTTCCTTGTGAGTGCTCATATAAGCGGTACGGATCACAGCTTGCCCACGGGGGACTGCGGGATAGATGGCAGGCAGAGCAAAAACGCCATGGTCAAACATATCGCGGGCGAATAGCGCCGCTTTTTCCTCTGCCCCGATGTAAATAGGAATAATGGGGGATTTAGAGTTCTTAGTGATCAGGCCGATCTCCCGGTATCCAGCGTGAACATTCCGAGTAATGTCCCAGAGGCGCGTGACCCGGTCCGGGTCCTCCTCCAGGATATCCAGACAGGCTATTACCGTCGCGGTATTGCTGGCCGGAAGCGCCGCAGAAAAAATGAGCGGCTTGGAATGGTGGCGCAGATACTCCAGCACGGCATCGTCATCCGCGGCAATGAAACCGCCGATGGACGCCAGGGCCTTGCTGAAAGTGCCCATGATAAAGTCAACTCCGGAGGTGAGCCCAAAATGATCGGCCGTCCCCCGTCCTCCGCGGCCCATCACCCCTAATCCATGGGCATCATCCAGATACACGAGCAAGTCTGTATGGTTCTTTTTCAAAGCCACTAACTCGTCCAGAGGTGCCAGGTCCCCCGACATACTGAACACCCCTTCAGTGACCAGAAACAAGCACCCGTTAGCGCTTTTTTGGCGGGCCGCCGCCAACTTGCGGGCCGCCGCCGCCGCATCGTTGTGAGCAAAGGGGATCAGCCGGGCGCGTGAGGCCTGGCACCCCTCAAAGATGCTGGCGTGATTTTCACGGTCGCAAACGATGATATCTTGGGGTGTCAACAAACAGGCTATGGACCCAAGATTGGTAGTAAAGCCGGTGGCGTGGACCACAGCTTTTTTCTTGCCCACAAAGGCGGCTAAACGATTCTCAAGGGTCTCGTGCAAGGTCAAGTTGCCGCATAGGAATCGGGATCCCCCGGGGCCACTGCCCCACCGACTCGCAGCCTTGGCGCCTGCTTCCATTACTCTGGGATCATGAGTAAATCCCAGGTAATCATTGGACCCAATCATAATCAGACGCCGGCCTGACACCTCCACTTCCGTGCCCCAAGATCGGTCTATGGGCCGGAAATAAGGGTAAAACCCTTGTTCCTTGGCGTCTTGGACCATAAGAGCAAAAGGTTGGCAGCGGTTTCTAAGTGTCATAAAGGTATTCTACCCCCTCCCCCTCCGGTAGGTTTACACCTTTTTATTGCTATCTTGAGAAAATGTCAATGGGATTTGTGTTCTTGAGCAGATAAGCTCCCCCATTCCCCCCATTACGGTTCCTATCCTACCACATTTGATCTCGTTTTTTGATAAAAAAAATCCCCTTTTTCAATATATCGGCAAATGTGAGAATTAAAATAGCTTTTTTTTAATTATCCATTATTTTTAGAAAAATATCCAGGGAAATCAAAGGCCTGGACTACGTCAATGGATTTTTATTATCTTAACGCTTTTTTTGCCCCTACCTCTGGCTTGGTTAATCACAAGGATACGACGCCAGACCGAGTCAATGGAGGAACCCGCTCTGCTTCAGATATGCATATTTAGACAGAATCGCAGCCTTATTGTTAGCAGCGGGCCGAATTTCTGGCTCGATTCCTTGCATCACCTGCCCATGCGATAAATTGCCCAGGGCAAATCCAGGGTTTGAGTTTGCCTAGGGGTTCTCCGGCTTGCCACTTAACAGCCTTTTTATCGCCTGCGCCTGCCCGGGGGTGATGGTGGGATGAGCCGTGGGGCAGAATTTGTTGAAGTCATCCGTCGTAAGGCCACCCCCTTCTCCGCCGTCACGGTTGAGCGCGGTGTAACATTTTTGGGCCGCTCGGCTTATTTCCAGATATTGGGCGGTCCACCGCGGCAGGCTCAAAATCTGTCCGCCTACCATCACTGCCAGGAGCATCCCCGCCAACGTATGCGCCCACCATTTTTTGGGAATCCGGGGGGCCAGCAGACGCCACGCCGTTCCCACCAGCAGCAGGGCGCCAATCAAGGTAAAGATACCGTAGCGGGCCACATAAGCCTGGCTGACGTGCCGCTGATAGCGGGTCAGCGAAATCAGGCAGAACGGCAGAAGATTAAGCAGAAGGGCCCAGAGAGCCAGGTGCCTTTCCGGCAACCCTCCCCAGCGCCAGATAGCCGCCAAACTTAACGTCAACAGGGTAGCGCCGGCGATGTAGGCCAGGATGGGAAAATGATAGTGACCCCAAAACAGATAAAAGAAAGGCGCGAGAAAGGCCCCGCAGAACATGTGCAATAAATAAGTAGGGCCAGGCAAGCCTGCAAATACCCCGCGGTTATGGCTGGTGGCGGCGGGCACCCCGGCAAAGTTGAGATAGCCTGCCATGAAAACGATATATACGGCGCCGACTACCCCGGTAACCATCCAAAAGGCGCGCCAGGAG
This window of the Desulfobaccales bacterium genome carries:
- a CDS encoding WcaI family glycosyltransferase, which translates into the protein MMGLRLLIHGINYAPEFVGIGRYTGELGAWLQSRGHAVTVLTAPPYYPSWRVPPAYRHPAWRREWLDGVEVLRAPLYAPTRVTGKGRVLHELSFGASCLPWWPALWTRPWDAVLAVCPLLQSGLVPALLARRRQVPFIFHVQDLQLDAARELAIIRQPLLLACLERLERFLFTRAQAVTTISGAMAARIIDKGAPPERVHLLPNWADLEDIKPGNRKNTLRQELGFKDEVIVLYAGNMGEKQGLEVILEAASLTRHNSGLRYILAGEGAARKRLMEQARKLSLDQVRFLPLQSQERFPLLLAAANIHLVVQKHKASDLVMPSKLGNILAAGRPFIATALSDTELGRVTLESQAGLLVPPEAAGPLAQAIVALAGDRDIRRKMGIKARNYAEDRLGRDKIMAAWEDLLYGLVHQAKNKACAD
- a CDS encoding GNAT family N-acetyltransferase; this translates as MRLTGEITVSPVEDNAALWEFLRLPWRIYQGDPFWVPPILSQQRAFLDPQRGPFFEIGEAQYFIAFQNGKPVGRLSAHVNRLHDQYHGLETGFFGFFESIQDQDVARRLFDAAADWLRERGKTHLVGPLNFSIYDEMGLLVEGFDSMPVLFQTHNPPYYEGLLTSVGFVPAMDWHAYKITNRNVDLEAMERQYANIMRGQDIEVVTYNPKEVDRRADEVFHLFNEAWEPNWGHVPLTRRQFDEMLELVKPCLRPEMAHVLLDHNRVAGFGISLPDLNPLIRKLNGRLTLWGKLRLLYWAKYRPVHKIRALVVGISQPYQRRRLHIALILRGYIHLVKYTPCEMADFSLVPANLKHWIKVIMALGGERYKVFRVFEKPI
- a CDS encoding undecaprenyl-phosphate glucose phosphotransferase, whose protein sequence is MLEGRGIFNEYRWIISRVQWLLDGIVVVLLLFLVCWAYGETFRLRWQAVSLITFFLTIMVFRAAQLYQPWRGANLMRLVSRVFLAWIVIAAILLTLGFLTKTSEHFSRKVLLTWIPLVPLALVVLRLKVYWGLRWLRQQGRNSRTVVIAGAGDLGRRLAKNVVDTPWLGMRLLGFFDDRVTETIHLDHHDYPMLGNLDDMIGFVKQQEIVMVYLALPLRAEDRLREVVEALQDTTASVYYVPDVFIFSLLSASFTDLRGIPLVALWETPFFGVNGWVKRAEDLVLASLILILVSPLLLFIALGVKLSSPGPIIFKQRRYGLDGHEIIVYKFRTMKVCEDGPEICQATSHDHRVTPFGKFLRRTSLDELPQFFNVVKGTMSIVGPRPHAVAHNEYYRRLIPGYMLRHKVRPGLTGWAQINGWRGETETLEKMEKRVEYDLDYLRRWSLWFDLKIILLTIFRGFKDSHAY
- a CDS encoding B12-binding domain-containing radical SAM protein; the protein is MKVLLIQPTFLPSFWSMAETCKLGSHETLLPPLGLLTVAALLPETWNFRLADLNVRTLTADDWQWADLVMISGMIIQGEGILSLVREAKDRGKTVVVGGPYATSLSQEVLDAGADFLVRGEAENLIHSLLAALEQGTPGVVIEAAQRPEMTSSPIPRFDLIRFDDYAILGIQTCRGCPFDCEFCDIVSLYGRIPRYKDPDQVIAELETLYRLGWRRQVFFSDDNFIGNKDHARAILKRLIPWMQEHGEPFGFWTQTSVNLGQDQEMIDLLTAANFAFVFLGVETPEPDILRAAGKYQNLRNPLGESLATINANGLNLVGSFIIGFDGEQSGTIDRITRFVEEYAIPLVMLNILEPLPHTRLWERLEKEGRLLHGQTSGDTCGMGFNYLPTRPREEILAEFVRGIDRLYEPTAYLARTYRYFLNMRPTRRVLASQGQPKTIFKTQSSQSPPVALRVTITKLFTLIKLIWRQGIWPAYRWQFWRQLQGIYRQNPSRMVSYIMVCALGENLFDLRKTILLKWSRRT